A genomic segment from Labrus bergylta chromosome 3, fLabBer1.1, whole genome shotgun sequence encodes:
- the LOC136178489 gene encoding zinc finger protein 85-like, with translation MLVHTGEKAFSCSVCSKSFTHRQSLTRHMLVHTGEKAFSCSVCSKSFTQRGTLTTHMLVHTGEKAFSCSVCSKSFTLRQSLTTHMLVHTGEKAFSCSVCSKSFTQRQHLTTHMLVHTGEKPFSCSGCSKRFNRKKSLTRHMLVHTGEKPLSCSECSKRFNRKESLTTHMLVHTGQKAFSCSVCSKSFTQRQHLTTHMLLHTGEKAFSCSVCSKSFNQRQHLTTHMLLHTGEKAFSCSVCSKSFTLRQSLTQHMLVHTGQKAFSCSVCSKSFTRRGNLTQHMLVHTGEKAFSCSVCSKSFTLRGSLTKHMSVHTGEKPFSCSECGKRFNRKEILTRHMLVHAGEKC, from the coding sequence atgttagttcatacaggagagaaagccttcagctgctctgtttgcagtaaaagctttacccatagacaaagtctgaccagacacatgttagttcatacaggagagaaagccttcagctgctctgtttgcagtaaaagctttacccaaagaggaactctgaccacacacatgttagttcatacaggagagaaagccttcagctgctctgtttgcagtaaaagctttacccttagacaaagtctgaccacacacatgttagttcatacaggagagaaagccttcagctgctctgtttgcagtaaaagttttacccaaagacaacatctgaccacacacatgttagttcatacaggagagaaacccttcagctgctctgggtgtagtaaaaggtttaaccggaAAAAGtctctgaccagacacatgttagttcatacaggagagaaacccttgagctgctctgagtgtagtaaaaggtttaaccggaaagagtctctgaccacacacatgttagttcatacaggacagaaagctttcagctgctctgtttgcagtaaaagctttacccaaagacaacatctgaccacacacatgttacttcatacaggagagaaagctttcagctgctctgtttgcagtaaaagctttaaccaaagacaacatctaaccacacacatgttacttcatacaggagagaaagccttcagctgctctgtttgcagtaaaagctttacccttagacaaagtctgacccaacacatgttagttcatacaggacaaaaagccttcagctgctctgtttgcagtaaaagctttacccgaagaggaaatctgacccaacacatgttagttcatacaggagagaaagccttcagctgctctgtttgcagtaaaagctttaccctaagaggaagtctgacaaaacacatgtcagttcatacaggagagaaacccttcagctgctctgagtgtggtaaaaggtttaaccggaaagaaattctgaccagacacatgttagttcatgcaggagagaaatgctaa